The following are from one region of the Planctomycetota bacterium genome:
- a CDS encoding RtcB family protein has protein sequence MTHSPSPVTPRTWLVAPLAADVRRSIDRLAGSADVRQVAVMPDVHRSGDVCVGVAVATSGLVYPAAVGGDIGCGMAALRFDAAADILAAEATALEILRGFRGVVPALKRRRADAVGGPDPERLSAAALARAARRDGAWQLGTLGRGNHFLELQADQEGWLWLMVHSGSRGIGRAIDAWHRRTAVPVDDGGLAALDSTTAVGRAYLDDVAWAREWSRANRACIARAAAEILRTVCGATAEWGTLVDCDHNHVRAESHDGVDLLVHRKGALSARAGERGLVPGSMGTASFHTVGRGFAAALESSSHGAGRALPRGTAAERIDAGRLVREMHGVWFDARRAGQLRDEAPSAYKDIRAVMRAQRELTAVERELRPVLSYKAT, from the coding sequence ATGACGCATTCCCCATCGCCGGTGACACCGCGGACGTGGCTGGTCGCGCCGCTCGCCGCAGACGTTCGCCGTTCGATCGACCGGCTGGCCGGATCGGCCGACGTCCGGCAGGTGGCGGTGATGCCCGACGTCCACCGGTCAGGTGACGTCTGCGTCGGAGTCGCCGTCGCCACGTCCGGCCTCGTCTACCCGGCGGCCGTCGGTGGCGACATCGGCTGCGGGATGGCGGCCCTGCGCTTCGACGCGGCGGCCGACATCCTCGCCGCCGAGGCCACCGCGCTCGAGATCCTCCGCGGGTTCCGCGGGGTGGTGCCGGCGCTCAAACGGCGGCGTGCGGACGCCGTGGGTGGGCCCGACCCGGAGCGCCTCTCGGCCGCGGCCCTCGCGCGCGCCGCGCGGCGGGACGGCGCGTGGCAGCTCGGCACACTCGGCCGCGGCAATCACTTCCTCGAACTGCAGGCCGACCAGGAGGGGTGGTTGTGGCTGATGGTCCACAGCGGCTCGCGCGGCATCGGCCGGGCGATCGACGCCTGGCACCGCCGCACCGCGGTGCCGGTGGACGATGGCGGGCTGGCCGCGCTTGATTCCACCACCGCGGTGGGCCGGGCGTACCTCGACGACGTCGCCTGGGCGCGGGAGTGGTCGCGTGCCAACCGGGCGTGCATCGCGCGGGCGGCTGCCGAAATCCTCCGGACCGTGTGCGGCGCCACGGCGGAATGGGGGACGCTGGTCGACTGCGACCACAACCATGTCCGCGCCGAGTCGCACGACGGGGTCGACCTGCTCGTGCACCGCAAGGGGGCCCTGTCGGCGCGCGCGGGCGAGCGTGGGCTGGTACCAGGGTCGATGGGGACGGCGAGCTTCCACACCGTCGGACGGGGCTTCGCGGCGGCGCTCGAGTCGAGCTCCCACGGCGCCGGCCGGGCGCTTCCCCGCGGCACGGCGGCGGAGCGGATCGACGCCGGCCGGCTCGTGCGGGAGATGCACGGCGTATGGTTCGACGCGCGCCGCGCCGGCCAGCTGCGCGACGAGGCACCGTCGGCCTACAAGGACATCCGCGCCGTGATGCGCGCCCAGCGCGAGTTGACCGCCGTCGAACGCGAACTGCGGCCGGTCCTCAGCTACAAGGCGACCTGA
- a CDS encoding AAA family ATPase — protein sequence MARTARSLRASSLHEESSRPQAGGDRSPTASGGGLRVVDDRAAGCVAVEATEQFRAAVRRRIGPERFSVWFTEGTAIEVLEAPSGSRTVRVVVGGAFARQWLERSFHPDLVAAAREVIDGAATVEWVTAVPACAPEGLPAGGDAAAVPEAGEITATAGRGALMPLAPPVDEKRSVAPIPCDAAIGVGRPSEPGRGVPGARLAEFVVGAGNRMAWTAVEMALARPGQVSPLVIVGPGGCGKTHLVDGLCERVRHRAAVGAVVAQTAEQFTTAFLQALHGGQAAAFRRTCRAAELFAIDDLQFFAGRNARATVTELCHTIDALLRRGRQVVLVADRDPDTITELGADLQARLRGGISARIQPADEASRRGIVVSLAARRGLELPDDVVAFVATRLVRHSRELVGAVNRLEAASKMLGMPIDVGLAEEALADLIRSCHRGVRIADVDRAVCTALGLAPGSLQARSRGRAVNHPRMLAMFLARRHTAAALAEIGGYFGRRSHSTVLSAHKTVAAWLATDRPLMLADATWRVADVIRRVEDLLLVG from the coding sequence ATGGCACGGACGGCCAGATCGCTTCGCGCGTCGTCGCTGCACGAGGAGTCGAGCCGTCCTCAGGCCGGCGGGGATCGGTCGCCGACCGCGTCCGGGGGAGGGCTCCGGGTCGTCGATGATCGGGCCGCTGGGTGTGTCGCCGTCGAGGCGACGGAGCAGTTTCGCGCGGCGGTGCGCCGGCGCATCGGACCCGAGCGGTTCTCCGTCTGGTTCACAGAGGGCACCGCGATCGAAGTTCTCGAAGCCCCGTCCGGCAGCCGGACGGTGCGCGTGGTCGTCGGTGGGGCGTTCGCCCGGCAGTGGCTCGAGCGCAGCTTCCACCCCGACCTCGTCGCCGCCGCCCGGGAGGTGATCGACGGGGCGGCCACCGTCGAGTGGGTCACGGCCGTGCCGGCGTGCGCCCCGGAAGGCTTGCCGGCCGGCGGTGATGCGGCCGCCGTTCCCGAGGCCGGGGAGATCACCGCGACGGCCGGCCGCGGGGCGCTGATGCCGCTGGCGCCGCCGGTTGACGAAAAGCGGTCCGTCGCGCCGATCCCGTGCGATGCCGCCATCGGCGTCGGCCGTCCGTCCGAACCGGGGCGCGGTGTTCCGGGTGCCCGGCTGGCGGAGTTCGTCGTCGGCGCCGGCAACCGAATGGCGTGGACCGCCGTCGAGATGGCGCTGGCCCGACCGGGACAGGTGTCACCGCTGGTGATCGTCGGCCCGGGAGGGTGCGGGAAGACGCACCTCGTGGACGGGCTGTGCGAGCGCGTCCGGCACCGTGCCGCGGTCGGTGCGGTCGTCGCGCAGACGGCGGAGCAGTTCACGACCGCGTTTCTCCAGGCGCTGCACGGAGGGCAGGCAGCCGCATTCCGGCGCACCTGCCGGGCGGCGGAACTGTTCGCCATCGACGACCTGCAGTTCTTCGCCGGCCGCAATGCCCGGGCCACGGTCACGGAGCTGTGCCACACCATCGACGCCCTGCTGCGCCGTGGTCGCCAGGTGGTGCTCGTGGCCGATCGCGACCCCGACACGATCACGGAATTGGGAGCCGACCTCCAGGCCCGTCTCCGCGGCGGCATCAGCGCGCGGATCCAGCCGGCCGACGAGGCGTCGCGCCGCGGGATCGTCGTCTCGTTGGCCGCCCGACGGGGGCTCGAACTGCCCGACGACGTCGTGGCCTTCGTGGCCACCAGGCTGGTCCGCCATTCGCGGGAGTTGGTCGGCGCCGTAAACCGCCTCGAGGCGGCCAGCAAGATGCTCGGAATGCCGATCGACGTCGGGCTGGCCGAGGAAGCCCTCGCCGACCTGATCCGCTCGTGCCACCGCGGTGTCCGGATCGCCGACGTCGACCGGGCGGTGTGCACGGCGCTGGGGCTGGCCCCGGGCTCGCTCCAAGCGCGCTCGAGGGGGCGCGCGGTGAACCACCCGAGGATGCTGGCGATGTTCCTGGCGCGGCGGCACACGGCAGCCGCGCTTGCCGAGATCGGCGGCTACTTCGGCAGGCGCAGCCACTCGACGGTGTTGTCGGCCCACAAGACTGTCGCGGCTTGGCTCGCGACCGACCGCCCGCTGATGCTCGCCGACGCGACGTGGCGAGTCGCCGACGTGATCCGCCGCGTCGAGGATCTGCTGCTCGTCGGCTGA
- a CDS encoding DUF374 domain-containing protein produces MKITSPLAIGATSLVATAAIRHWMATLDYRADFGDPTVDPVHPDFRGAKIFVFWHEAILLPLHLRGHANIAMLLSRHWDANVLDKVARMMGFGVVRGSTFHGGSVVLRQLAERARTGNLTITPDGPRGPRRRLATGCVYLAGTFRIPLVAMGLGFDRPWRLRTWDRFAVPRPWSRARAVVSRAIHVPEGLDRDGLEWHRAGIERLLVRLSDDAEAWATSGADRPGASRVRREPSRVADWAAALPGPAGVPLADELARTELASAAGERATATATSARLAS; encoded by the coding sequence ATGAAGATCACGTCGCCCCTCGCCATCGGCGCCACCTCCCTGGTGGCGACGGCCGCCATCCGCCACTGGATGGCGACGCTCGACTACCGCGCCGACTTCGGCGATCCCACGGTCGATCCGGTGCATCCCGACTTCCGTGGCGCGAAGATCTTCGTGTTCTGGCACGAGGCGATCCTCCTCCCCCTCCACCTCCGCGGGCATGCCAACATCGCGATGCTGCTGTCACGGCATTGGGATGCCAACGTTCTCGACAAGGTGGCGCGGATGATGGGGTTCGGCGTGGTCCGCGGCAGCACGTTCCACGGCGGTTCGGTGGTCCTCCGCCAGCTCGCCGAACGGGCCCGCACCGGCAACCTGACGATCACCCCCGACGGTCCGCGCGGTCCACGGCGCCGGCTGGCGACCGGCTGCGTCTACCTCGCCGGCACGTTCCGCATCCCGCTGGTGGCGATGGGGTTGGGGTTCGACCGGCCGTGGCGCCTCCGGACCTGGGACCGGTTCGCGGTGCCGCGCCCCTGGTCGCGGGCCCGGGCGGTGGTCAGCCGGGCGATCCACGTGCCCGAGGGACTCGACCGTGACGGTCTGGAGTGGCACCGCGCCGGGATCGAGCGGCTGTTGGTCCGGCTCTCCGACGACGCCGAGGCGTGGGCGACGTCGGGCGCCGACCGCCCGGGGGCATCGCGCGTGCGCCGCGAGCCATCGCGGGTCGCCGACTGGGCGGCGGCGCTGCCCGGCCCGGCAGGCGTGCCACTCGCCGACGAGCTGGCCCGCACGGAGCTCGCCTCGGCAGCCGGTGAGCGTGCCACCGCGACGGCGACCTCGGCGCGGCTCGCCTCCTGA
- a CDS encoding diaminopimelate epimerase has translation MRFVKMHGAGNDYVYVDCFREPTPADPAAIAPLIADRHRGVGGDGLILVQPSSVAQARMRMFNADGSEAEMCGNGIRCVAHLVVSRGHAPPGPVTIETGRGVLTVVVTPQGPRKSVVRVDMGVPILVPDVVPVDHAAAVTGAPRHGTPIVDEPTATLGPAEPWWDAAGLDPRLTAVSMGNPHAIYFCRDVARVPLEAIGPRVERHAAFPQRTNVHFVTVLGCDRVRMRTWERGSGITQACGTGAAAVCVAAVLCGRAGRAVVAELPGGELALDWAEGGGVAMTGPAEEVFVGEWYGG, from the coding sequence CTGCGGTTCGTGAAGATGCACGGAGCGGGCAACGACTACGTGTACGTCGATTGCTTCCGCGAGCCGACGCCGGCCGATCCGGCGGCGATCGCACCGCTGATCGCCGACCGGCACCGTGGCGTGGGCGGGGACGGCTTGATCCTCGTGCAGCCGTCCTCCGTCGCCCAGGCGCGGATGCGGATGTTCAACGCCGACGGCAGCGAAGCGGAGATGTGCGGCAACGGGATCCGCTGCGTCGCCCATCTGGTCGTGTCGCGCGGCCACGCCCCCCCGGGGCCGGTGACGATCGAGACCGGCCGTGGCGTGCTCACCGTCGTCGTCACCCCGCAGGGCCCGCGGAAGTCGGTCGTCCGCGTCGACATGGGGGTCCCGATCCTCGTGCCCGACGTGGTGCCCGTCGACCATGCCGCCGCGGTCACCGGCGCACCTCGCCATGGAACTCCGATTGTCGACGAGCCGACCGCGACGCTCGGTCCTGCCGAGCCCTGGTGGGACGCGGCGGGCCTCGACCCACGATTGACGGCGGTGTCGATGGGCAACCCCCATGCCATCTACTTCTGCCGCGACGTGGCCCGCGTACCGTTGGAGGCGATCGGACCGCGCGTCGAGCGCCACGCCGCGTTTCCCCAACGCACCAACGTCCACTTCGTCACCGTGCTGGGGTGCGACCGGGTGCGGATGCGGACCTGGGAGCGCGGCAGCGGGATCACGCAGGCCTGCGGGACCGGTGCGGCGGCGGTCTGCGTGGCGGCGGTCCTCTGTGGCCGGGCAGGCCGCGCGGTGGTCGCCGAGCTCCCCGGCGGTGAATTGGCACTGGACTGGGCCGAAGGGGGGGGCGTGGCGATGACCGGGCCCGCCGAGGAGGTGTTCGTCGGCGAGTGGTACGGCGGCTGA
- a CDS encoding MFS transporter, giving the protein MAILAAGVGFAIRGGILDNWGKEYGLTAGELGNITGQGFTGFCFGIIIGGVIADRIGYGKLVFAAFLLHVLSAAMTFLVTKDNASSMLTWSSFIFALANGTLEAVANPLVATLFPKNRAHYLNILHASWPAGLVLGSAAGWILDDKMKVDWKLQMALYLVPTLIYGLMFLGQRMPRSEASEKGVSTADMFKDVGILGGLVVCYLLSLFFAGPLGLQPIVSYGIAGALLLAIGFITKFSIGSVLMFILFITHALVGAVELGTDGWIQNITGNLFSSEQGKWLFIWTSAIMFGLRFCADFIENKMGLSPIGLLLACSVLACVGLLLSANINSLPLAFVALGIYAVGKTFFWPTMLAVASDQFPRTGAVAISIMGGIGMLSAGLIGGPGLGYCKDRFAGEALRAASPAVYAEYKAAKPSTFLGIPATEATGLDGAKFGAISEKLAEAREGIAKQGGVVAEAVNTLTADERTVHAASIEGDRNTLRFDAIIPGIMAAIYLVLLLFFASRGGYRRQTID; this is encoded by the coding sequence ATGGCGATCCTCGCCGCCGGCGTCGGCTTCGCGATCCGCGGCGGCATCCTCGACAACTGGGGGAAGGAGTACGGGCTCACCGCCGGGGAGCTCGGCAACATCACCGGGCAGGGCTTCACCGGGTTTTGCTTCGGGATCATCATCGGCGGAGTGATCGCTGACCGGATCGGCTACGGGAAGCTCGTGTTCGCCGCCTTCCTGCTCCATGTCCTGTCGGCCGCGATGACGTTCCTGGTCACGAAGGACAACGCCTCCAGCATGCTGACGTGGAGCTCATTCATCTTCGCACTGGCCAACGGCACGCTCGAGGCCGTCGCCAATCCGCTGGTCGCGACGCTGTTTCCCAAGAACCGCGCCCATTATCTCAACATCCTTCACGCATCGTGGCCCGCCGGTCTGGTCCTCGGCAGCGCCGCCGGCTGGATCCTCGACGACAAGATGAAGGTCGATTGGAAGCTGCAGATGGCGCTGTATCTCGTGCCGACGCTGATCTACGGGCTGATGTTCCTCGGACAGCGCATGCCGCGCTCCGAGGCTTCGGAAAAGGGTGTCAGCACCGCCGACATGTTCAAGGACGTAGGGATCCTCGGCGGCCTGGTCGTCTGCTATCTCCTCTCCCTGTTCTTCGCCGGACCGCTCGGACTGCAACCGATCGTTTCGTACGGTATCGCCGGAGCACTGCTCCTCGCGATCGGGTTCATCACCAAGTTCTCGATCGGCAGCGTGCTGATGTTCATCCTGTTCATCACCCACGCGCTGGTCGGCGCGGTCGAACTGGGCACTGATGGCTGGATCCAGAACATCACCGGCAACCTGTTCAGTTCCGAGCAGGGCAAGTGGCTGTTCATCTGGACCAGCGCGATCATGTTCGGCCTGCGATTCTGCGCCGACTTCATCGAGAACAAGATGGGGCTGTCGCCGATCGGCTTGCTGCTGGCCTGTTCAGTCCTGGCCTGCGTCGGCCTGCTGCTCTCGGCCAACATCAACAGCCTGCCCCTGGCCTTCGTGGCCCTGGGGATCTATGCGGTCGGCAAGACGTTCTTCTGGCCGACGATGCTCGCCGTCGCATCCGACCAGTTTCCACGCACCGGGGCGGTGGCGATCTCGATCATGGGAGGCATCGGGATGCTGTCGGCCGGGCTGATCGGCGGCCCCGGCCTCGGCTACTGCAAGGATCGGTTCGCCGGAGAAGCACTGCGCGCGGCGTCCCCGGCCGTGTACGCCGAGTACAAGGCTGCCAAGCCGAGCACCTTTCTCGGCATTCCGGCGACCGAGGCCACCGGGCTCGACGGGGCGAAGTTCGGCGCGATCAGCGAGAAGTTGGCCGAGGCGCGGGAAGGCATCGCCAAGCAGGGGGGCGTCGTCGCCGAGGCGGTGAACACGCTCACCGCGGACGAACGGACGGTCCACGCCGCAAGCATCGAGGGAGACCGCAACACCCTTCGCTTCGACGCGATCATCCCCGGGATCATGGCGGCGATCTACCTGGTGTTACTCCTGTTCTTCGCCAGCCGCGGTGGCTACCGCCGCCAGACGATCGACTGA
- the tilS gene encoding tRNA lysidine(34) synthetase TilS encodes MPLGVGFAAAAPPRHNRGMAAESPSTGEESFLTALAAGLDSLGFWAGPAVVAVSGGADSVALLIGIAKLAARRGSTPPLTVAHAVHDLRPTAEHDAAVVAALAGRLGLPCRTGAIAVRATAHGGEGVEGLARRLRYRFLLDVARDAGAGSVAVAHTAADQAETILHRIARGTGLVGLAGMPARRRLGDGVELIRPLLEVPATAPRAFLAGQGVTWCEDETNADRRYARNFLRHEILPRLAAGSYPSVQASLVRLGRQAAAAAAVLEDVARGLLDAHATKRADGAVVIDSGALAGCDPHLVAEMFAVLWRREGWPRRHMTDGHYRSLAALVRRSVRGRIDLPGGVRAMAMNVDGRWHVAVGPPERCTDE; translated from the coding sequence ATGCCGCTTGGCGTCGGGTTCGCCGCCGCTGCGCCGCCGCGGCACAATCGGGGGATGGCTGCTGAATCGCCGAGCACCGGGGAGGAATCGTTCCTGACCGCATTGGCGGCGGGGCTCGACAGCTTGGGGTTTTGGGCAGGGCCGGCGGTCGTGGCCGTCTCGGGGGGGGCCGACAGCGTCGCCCTGCTCATCGGCATCGCGAAACTGGCGGCGCGGCGCGGATCCACGCCGCCGCTCACCGTCGCCCATGCGGTCCACGACCTGCGGCCGACGGCCGAGCACGACGCCGCCGTGGTCGCCGCGCTGGCGGGGCGTCTCGGGCTGCCCTGCCGGACGGGGGCGATCGCGGTGCGCGCGACGGCGCATGGCGGCGAAGGGGTCGAGGGGCTCGCCCGGCGCCTCCGCTACCGGTTCCTCCTCGACGTGGCGCGCGATGCCGGCGCGGGCAGCGTCGCCGTCGCCCATACCGCGGCCGACCAGGCAGAGACGATCCTCCACCGCATCGCGCGCGGGACGGGGCTCGTGGGGTTGGCGGGAATGCCGGCGCGCCGTCGGCTCGGCGACGGCGTCGAGCTGATCCGACCGCTCCTCGAGGTCCCGGCGACGGCGCCGCGCGCGTTCCTCGCCGGGCAGGGCGTGACCTGGTGCGAGGACGAAACCAACGCCGACCGGCGCTACGCCCGCAACTTCCTCCGCCACGAGATCCTCCCGCGCCTCGCGGCCGGATCCTATCCGTCGGTGCAGGCGAGCCTCGTCCGCCTCGGGAGACAGGCGGCGGCTGCCGCGGCGGTGCTCGAGGATGTCGCCCGCGGGCTGCTCGACGCCCATGCGACGAAGCGCGCCGACGGCGCGGTCGTGATCGACTCCGGCGCGCTGGCCGGGTGCGACCCCCACCTGGTCGCCGAGATGTTCGCCGTGCTGTGGCGCCGCGAGGGATGGCCGCGGAGGCACATGACCGACGGGCACTACCGGAGCCTGGCGGCGTTGGTCCGCCGCAGCGTCCGCGGCCGGATCGACCTTCCGGGGGGCGTGAGGGCCATGGCGATGAACGTCGACGGCCGATGGCACGTCGCGGTGGGTCCCCCGGAACGGTGCACGGACGAGTGA
- a CDS encoding VWA domain-containing protein, protein MATHTSRLTMAAGSAAADGGAASPWAIRSGDLPALLTSLLVHVIVLLALGLVVVDPGAPAPSVTVIESAAVVEDELPLDPEEMVVADEPLVEAGAGLDQSAGVAQALAPVVADVSVTPVTETDVAGTVQLEPLDTLPTAQAFDERIVVRGATGVASTGAAGAVDRLTAEIAASLDQRPTVVCWVFDRSVSLSAQRQEIAGRLTRVFDELGANRSLRNRPSLSNLVVAFGKDVQLLTPKPTAEVAEVIEAINAVPVDESGVEMTFHAVRAAAEAARIFRTSAPKRNVMIVVFTDEVGNDVDTADAATKLCLTLGIPVYVVGVPAPFGIREVRMKYVEFDPKYDQGEQWAVIEQGPETGFPEVVHIRSDRLADEAIDSGFGPFRLSKLCADTGGIYFRVHGSSDQRGRVTNQMIQPMQSQLRYFFDPQGMIAYQPDYRAPAVQEQDIRRNKAKSALVEAARSSQIDPMDSPRMVFPRQDEGALAQLLTEAQRTAARTAPRVDDLHSKLSAGLPDRPAVTERRWQAAFDLALGRVLAAKVRTDAYNQMLAQAKLGMKFKDARSDTWTLEPSDEVSVGSQTEKLAKQARELLERVVAEHDGTPWALVATEELRVPLGYRWTESHTGVKDPKMQDGNGNPVPTAPSDDKKRMLAPPKPKRDLKRL, encoded by the coding sequence GTGGCCACCCACACCAGCCGGCTGACGATGGCTGCCGGATCCGCTGCGGCGGACGGCGGGGCGGCCTCGCCGTGGGCGATCCGCTCGGGCGACCTGCCGGCGCTGCTCACCAGCCTGCTGGTGCATGTGATCGTGCTTTTGGCGCTGGGGCTGGTCGTCGTCGACCCCGGGGCGCCCGCTCCATCCGTCACGGTCATCGAGTCGGCGGCCGTCGTCGAGGATGAGCTGCCGCTCGATCCCGAGGAAATGGTGGTCGCCGACGAACCCCTCGTCGAGGCCGGTGCCGGCCTCGATCAGTCCGCGGGGGTCGCCCAGGCCCTGGCGCCGGTCGTCGCCGACGTGTCGGTGACCCCCGTGACCGAGACCGATGTCGCCGGCACTGTGCAACTCGAGCCGCTCGACACCCTGCCCACCGCCCAGGCGTTCGACGAGAGGATCGTGGTCCGCGGTGCCACCGGGGTCGCCTCGACGGGTGCCGCCGGCGCCGTCGACCGTCTCACGGCCGAAATCGCCGCGTCGCTCGACCAGCGTCCGACGGTGGTCTGCTGGGTCTTCGACCGCTCGGTCAGCCTGTCGGCCCAGCGCCAGGAGATCGCCGGGCGGTTGACGCGGGTGTTCGACGAACTGGGCGCCAACCGCAGCCTCCGCAACCGACCGTCGCTGTCGAACCTCGTCGTCGCGTTCGGCAAGGACGTGCAGCTGCTCACTCCGAAGCCGACCGCCGAGGTCGCCGAGGTGATCGAGGCGATCAACGCCGTCCCGGTCGACGAGTCTGGCGTCGAGATGACGTTCCACGCGGTCCGCGCCGCCGCCGAGGCCGCCCGGATCTTCCGGACCTCGGCGCCGAAGCGCAACGTGATGATCGTCGTGTTCACCGACGAGGTGGGCAACGACGTCGATACGGCCGACGCCGCCACCAAGCTCTGCCTGACGCTCGGGATCCCCGTGTACGTCGTCGGCGTCCCGGCACCGTTCGGGATCCGCGAGGTGCGGATGAAGTACGTCGAGTTCGATCCGAAGTACGACCAGGGGGAGCAGTGGGCGGTCATCGAGCAGGGACCGGAGACCGGGTTTCCCGAGGTCGTCCACATCCGCTCCGACCGTCTCGCCGACGAGGCGATCGATTCGGGGTTCGGCCCGTTCCGCCTCTCCAAACTCTGCGCGGACACCGGAGGGATCTATTTCCGCGTCCACGGCAGCAGCGACCAGCGCGGCCGGGTGACCAACCAGATGATCCAGCCGATGCAGTCGCAGCTCCGCTACTTCTTCGACCCGCAGGGAATGATCGCTTACCAACCCGACTACCGGGCCCCCGCCGTGCAGGAGCAGGACATCCGCAGGAACAAGGCGAAGTCGGCATTGGTCGAGGCGGCCCGGTCCTCCCAGATCGACCCGATGGATTCGCCCCGAATGGTCTTTCCGCGCCAGGACGAGGGTGCGCTGGCCCAGCTCCTCACGGAGGCCCAGCGGACCGCCGCCCGCACCGCGCCGCGGGTCGACGACCTCCATTCCAAGCTGTCGGCCGGCCTCCCCGATCGCCCCGCCGTGACGGAGCGGCGCTGGCAGGCGGCCTTCGATCTCGCGCTCGGCCGCGTCCTCGCCGCCAAGGTCCGCACCGATGCCTACAACCAGATGCTCGCCCAGGCGAAGCTGGGGATGAAGTTCAAGGACGCGCGGAGCGACACCTGGACGCTCGAGCCGAGTGACGAGGTCAGCGTCGGCTCGCAGACGGAGAAGCTTGCCAAGCAGGCCCGTGAGCTGCTCGAGCGCGTCGTCGCCGAGCACGACGGCACGCCCTGGGCGCTGGTGGCGACCGAGGAGCTCCGCGTCCCACTCGGATACCGGTGGACGGAGTCGCACACCGGCGTCAAAGACCCGAAGATGCAGGACGGCAACGGCAACCCCGTGCCCACGGCCCCCAGCGACGACAAGAAACGGATGCTCGCTCCGCCGAAGCCGAAGCGGGATTTGAAGCGCCTCTGA
- a CDS encoding alpha/beta hydrolase, whose product MADLGSPPTVVSWKFPRGCRVAFRHAAHWLVAWNVIAGIAASQSPPAAPTRPATPAVPPAPEALDLETTDGVKLAVWLYRAPDATASATPRPRGAPKPTVILVHDLGGTHASVEPLALALQRAGCHVVAPDLRGHGDSTVRSGPGGKEVEVEAKSLKRGDLEAIAASTGGTVRDQANARGDIETVRDFLRMQSGWDAPGLDRLVVIGIGTGATLATQWTAADASWPPLASGPQGRQVKALVLVSPAWTPRGLPILPALGQETVKRDVPILVLAGRADKDALRVFDQLKRGRPQEWYEQRTGAGPAQAPKLEKPADATAVLLQIDADDSGEKLLASRRPDPAELIKGFLGAVLPQPRP is encoded by the coding sequence ATGGCCGATCTCGGCTCCCCTCCGACCGTCGTTTCCTGGAAGTTCCCCCGCGGATGCCGCGTCGCCTTTCGCCATGCCGCCCACTGGCTGGTGGCCTGGAACGTCATCGCCGGCATCGCCGCATCGCAGTCGCCCCCCGCGGCGCCGACACGCCCGGCCACGCCCGCCGTGCCACCCGCGCCGGAGGCGCTCGACCTCGAGACCACCGACGGCGTGAAACTCGCCGTCTGGCTGTACCGTGCTCCGGACGCCACCGCCTCCGCCACCCCGCGCCCGCGGGGCGCGCCGAAGCCGACGGTGATCCTCGTCCACGACCTCGGCGGCACCCATGCCTCGGTCGAACCGTTGGCGCTGGCGCTGCAGCGGGCGGGCTGCCATGTCGTGGCCCCCGACCTCCGCGGTCACGGTGACAGCACCGTGCGCAGCGGTCCGGGAGGCAAGGAGGTCGAAGTGGAGGCGAAGAGCCTGAAGCGCGGTGACCTCGAGGCGATCGCCGCCTCCACCGGGGGAACGGTGCGCGACCAGGCCAACGCGCGGGGCGACATCGAGACCGTGCGCGACTTCCTCCGCATGCAATCGGGCTGGGATGCCCCCGGCCTCGACCGGCTCGTCGTCATCGGCATCGGCACGGGAGCGACGCTCGCCACCCAATGGACCGCCGCTGACGCCTCGTGGCCACCCCTGGCGTCGGGCCCCCAGGGACGCCAGGTCAAGGCCCTGGTGCTGGTCAGCCCGGCCTGGACACCGCGCGGGTTGCCGATCCTGCCGGCGCTCGGTCAGGAGACTGTGAAACGCGACGTGCCGATCCTGGTTCTCGCCGGGAGAGCCGACAAGGACGCCCTCCGCGTGTTCGACCAACTCAAGCGCGGCCGCCCCCAGGAGTGGTACGAGCAGCGGACGGGTGCGGGCCCTGCCCAAGCCCCGAAGCTCGAAAAGCCGGCCGATGCCACGGCCGTGCTGCTCCAGATCGATGCCGACGACTCGGGCGAGAAACTCCTCGCCTCGCGCCGCCCCGACCCGGCGGAGCTGATCAAGGGGTTTCTCGGAGCGGTCCTGCCACAGCCACGCCCCTGA